A window of Oryza glaberrima chromosome 2, OglaRS2, whole genome shotgun sequence genomic DNA:
GAGTTCTGAGAGAACAATTCCATATCAGTGATAATAACAGTGCAAAACATGGACTAACCAATTCAGCATCATAGATCCTGAAgaattaattatgtttttctctttttgcaaTACCACCTGATGCATAAAGAActacacaatatctagacaagtTCAATTATGGAGAATACCATGACAATCCATGTCTTACATTTCTTAGTGAAGGGAGCATAAATACAATACAGtaacaacacaaaaaaaaagtgtattgTCTCATCACCCTGAATTGTGCAACACATTTTTAATGCCATCACTCAAATTCAGTTACTGAAAGTTTTGCTCTATGTTAAAAATAGCAAAGTAATATGAATAAGGTATTATATATGTGGAATATTTTCTACGCATATGACTCCAGAAATTATATTTCACATATCGGTTTTAGTTTTCAGCCTTAACATATTATTCATTTGATTTAAGACCGGGCATAAATAATTTACTGCAGCAAAGATTATGCAGCGCACTCATCTAGCTTGAGCATACATGTTCCATTTATAATTACAGGTCACTATTAACCAAATCATGCATACTAACCTTCAGTTTCCAGTGCTATTAGTTACCTAGCAAGCATAATATATCGTATGAGGTGCACAatatttgggttttttttgtaaCATAGAAGACCACATAACAGTCCATACATTATTTTGCTGTCTACAATTAGGATTTGCAAAGTCCAGCATGCATACTGCATTTTGCTATGAATCAAACTAAACCAAAACATAACTAATACAGCCAAATATAAAACAATGAGAAATTGACTTGACATTTTTTATAGGGAGGGGGCTTGGACAGTCTAATATGAAATAATGAGAAACTAACTTAACCTTCTTATTATAGGTTAGGGGGCTTGGAGGATGGAGGCATGGGCAGTGCGGACGGAGGTGGAGGGACGGATGCGGGAGtgcgggtgggggtgggggcacGGGCGGAGGGGTAGGATttgcaggcggcggtggcgcgtccGTCGGCTCGCAGGATTGGATAATTAAATCATCGCAGCATATTTATTTAACATACTATGGCAGTAAGCTCGGAACAAAGAAACattgatcataagagtttgatgCTTTATCACTATAATTGGTGGAAACCTTCTGGATTGCAAGCAAATTTAGAGCCTCAACTGACCTGCTTAATTTGATCAATGCAGCAGGGCCTAATCTTAAAGCTCCCGAAGACATTAGCATAAGGCAAGTTTGCATGGCTCCAACTCCTGGCCTCCTGAGaaaccaaacagggccttagaaaTTTTCTCCTTAGCCACATCAAATCAATCAAGCAAGTTACgtccaaataaaaagaaataacagAACCGGGCATAGAATTATGCATCATATATTAGTAACTAAAAGTCATCAGAACATTGCAATATTTAAAATGCCAGAGAAAACACATTTTTACTGAATTCAACCGATAGAGTTTTTTCATGGATATGAAGCCATGGTTTCATTGTCTAGAGCTCCAAAATTGAACAATATCTCAGCTTAAAGGAAAAATGAAATAATTAATGGCAATGAAATACACGTTGACATATTCATAGAATGATTTTCattgataaaaaaaccaaaGTCGTAAGCTTGTAACTTCATGGCTTTTTTAGGAACAATTAAAGTtcttatgcaaaaaaaaaatcaaggtgCATCTTGATTTGATTATGCAATACCTTTAGCAAGAGGGCTTCATCAACCAAATTGTGCAATGTCTCATGACCTGCACAGGAAAAATATTACGAAGAGAGTGTCAATTTGTCTAAAATTTGTAAAGACGTAAATCACACCTCGTGGAATTTTCAGGATTAGCTTGATCTGAAACTGCATCTCTTCCTACATTTCCAATAATCCCAATCAACCTATCCATTTGGAATATCCATTTTGAACAATCTAATCCGAACAATAAGACTCAAATCTGCACCCAAATGGACGCCATAGcaaaagaaaatcacaaaaaatgTACAAATAAAAACCACAGTACTTGATCCATTCAAAGTCAGCCTCACCATCTAATTCCTTACGTAAAGCTCTTTTTTTTACCCAATcacaatataaaatatatattaacacagATGTGACGTGATATTCAGTTAGTACAGATGTGGCCATTTGTTAGTCTACAATTAAGGAATTCAACAACCACCTAAATTACCTTGCTGTACTGTAATTTCAAACTGCATTACCCATTGGTATACTATGCTGGTTCTGGTACCATAGCAGACAAATACATTCAGACTCGAGTAAATTGTAGTCAATGATCTGTTTTTGCTAGTTTGGGTTTTGTACTAATAAAAACTTTTAACCACTGAAAATTACATACTTACCACGAAGGTGGCAAGGCAATCCACCATGGTCTTTGATGGTTTCCCCTGGACTGTAAAATGCAAATGAGAGAAACAGAACGTGAGCGCACACATAtaatcagaagaaaaaaaaaagcaaacattCAATTGGGGGACACTCACAGAACAGAAGATTACTGGGAGCAGGACGAGACAGACGGGCGACGCCATGCTGACCAGAAGCGAGCATCCCATGGCACTGAGCCACGTACCAATCAAATCCCCCAAATTTCTCAATCACGCGAAAATGAATCAAACATAAATCGACATTTCGCCCAGGATAGCCTAAATTAAACATTTaaacccaaaaaagaaaagcctAACCCAAGGGGAGAACTCGAGCTGTAAGTTGTCGTAGCCATGGTGGTGGTCGTAGTTGTGGTCATGATGATTGTGGCCGAAGGCATCGAGCTCGAGATGCACCTTCTCCGCAAGCTCCTTCAGGAGAAGCCACCGCAGGATCTCACCGCCGTCACCGAGATGGAGAGCCCCATCCACATGATCCCGCTCATCGAGATGTTTGACTTGGgtgcagcgaggaggaggagatgggtggcggacagtggcggatctagaaaatCAGTTtgttggtgtcataacgtgtctatcggtgtcatagtatatggataagcagttttgttataggttttgccgaaagtcgtcggtgtcgcctgacaccgACGCTTatactgtagatccgcccctagtggcggacgacggcgccgggGATGGGGAGGGTCGACTGGAGGGAAGGGTGGGGCAccggggatggaggaggagatcgaggcaGCATGGTGGACGCGGGCATaaggagcagcggcgacgacgacaacctGGAAAGATGCGTGGGGGCGACGGCTGCCGGCGAGGCGTTCGCACTACAGGATGACATAGCTTAGCAGGCATTTCAAAACGCCTTAAATGCCTGATTAAACGCCTCAAATGATCTTTCAAGGCATTTTAAAAAGTGCCAAATATACTGTCGACGGGAAAAGTGATTTGAGGCAGTTTTAGAAAACGCCTCCAAAGATATTTAGGAGGCGTTTCCAAAAATGGCTACTTAGGTATTCAGTGGCATTTCTCATAATGCCACCCAGGAGATATGAAGGCATTTTTCAATACGCCAGCTAGCAGATTGGGGGCATTTTTTAAAATGCCAGCAAGAAGATCCATGGCGTTCATTGCATCATTAGTAATTAGTGGTCTTTTCCACAATGTGCTCGCATACAAATTGTGAGCATACCAATATGAGATTGCAACTCAAATAGAGAAATCAAATTTATGATAAAAAACTAATAACAACGATGATTTCTCAGTCACAGGACAAAACTATAATCAACAAGAATGACATGATGCTACTGTACAAAATCACAAGTGTCTATATTGCACTTTGATCATCCTCCAGCATATGATGATCACACAATCACAAGTGTCTATATTGCACTTTGTACAAAATCTTGATAGTATAGCTTCGAATTCTTATTGGTGCTATGTTGCACTTGCAAGCCATGTGAAGAAAACAATACAGCGAAAATAATATGCTTCCCCTGCAAAATACGAATTCAAATAGGATGTTCAGATAGCCTGTAATACAAGTGCAACATACGAATTCATTTGAAATAGACAGGCTATCTGCAAATACAAGTGCAGATCTGCACATCTGTATTACATTTACAAGTCAAATGAGGTATCTGTAGAAATTATAATTGTCCATAAAAGTTCTAAGGGAAAGAAACAAATGAGCATAATATGCCAATATGCCAATATGCcataaaaggaataatagatcAAGAAATAACATAGATGACTATTCACCTTAACTGCAACTTGTGACTTCACAACTTTCTAAAACTTCTACATTGCAAAATATAAACAACTACAATTGAGTTGCTACATTTTACAATTACAAATCTACTTAAAtcctagtaaaaaaaataatatatccaaaTCAGTAGTTCTATTTCTTATTATGAAACAACAGAGTTGTTGCCATGGTCTTGAGAAAAGACATTCGAACTTGGGATAGGAGACTTACTTTCATAAGCTAGAACCGTGAAGTTGTTAGCACTTGGCGATAGCACTTAAAAACCAGCGCTGGCTTTTCCAAGACTACTTGTCCTAGAATGTACATCTTCATGTCCTATGTTCTCCTTGTATGTTAGATCATGTATTTGTCTCCTTGGTGCAGATATGTCTCATTGGTCAGATGAGATGTGTCTAACAGCAGTTAACACCTAGAATTGGGTACAAATAATATTTAGCATCTAAATTTTTGCAACCTTGGAGTAACAAACTATGAATTAGGAAAATTGTCCAGTACCGTGGAATATAGTGGACAAGGCGAAGTCTATAAATTTATTAACCCCGATATTATATTCAATACTAGATCTCGATGCTTTCATCCACCCTTTATCCATGATGTTCCAATTATGTTTTGTGCTCTGTTAAAGAATACAAAAgtgtaaagaaaaagaaacgtCCAGTATACTCTTATCAAACCATTACAATCAGGCAACCAGCCTAAAAAGAGGCTTTGCCTTGAtatcatgcatagcaacaacACAAATGAAATCAGCAGGAAAGACTTCTTTGCCTTGAtatcatgcatagcaacaacACATATGAAATCAGCAGGAAAGACTTAGGTTGTTTGGGTTATGAATTTTGCTTACAGGAAAGACTGAAGTAAATATAAGCATGTTAATCCCTATCGAGCaagctatatatttttttgagtgggctatatatattcagatttcagagaaCCCAGAACAAATCCTACTATTCAGATTTCAGTGCTACAGCCATTTCAGAGAATTGAAAATATCCATTTCAGATAATTTATACTACAGCCATTGTTCTGGGAAATGTCAAAAATTGAAAACCAAATCTATACTATATTGAAAACCAAAGTTCAGAACAAGCACTACTGCAATCTCAGATTTTCAGAACAATCTACAGAAGTTTCTGAACTTATATGCATATATAGGCAGTATATTAGGTCATCTATATCAGAGCATATGGTCTAAATAAAGAGTAGaaaatttttttactatatagGTCAGATTGTACAGCTACAGCTCTTCGAAATAACTCATGGATTAATTCAAAAATATACTAGGGatgattttataatttaagtATTGTACAACCCACAATTCAGTACTGTACTTCCTAGAAAAGAACTTATCACAGCAATTTAAGAATCAAGACATACAAATTTCAGAGAATTTATATGtaggcatgtatctacaaactGCGCAAAGTATATCAAATGAAGTTCCAGTAATATGTATCTAGCAAATGGATTTATACATTCAAATGCTTGCACTCTGATATTTCAAAAGTTCAGCTCTGCACATAGGACCAAAATTCCAGTGTGAATCCTAGGATCCAACCAATAATaactgaaagtgcatctaggaccccttattttttttttggtgttaaTGACAACACAATTAGAGGGTAACTAATGCTTTTTGTTGAGATGTATGCAAGGATGAAAAAGGAGTGGATGTCAACACAATAAGTATTGCGGCATCTTTTGTGGTAATTGTCTTCTAATCCATGTAtatcttgtgttcttgagtattaggatgccatactattaagagggataccacatgtaTATAATTGGTAGAACACTAATGCTCAAAATCCTTTATTTGAAGTGTTCCTGTTTTATTTctgtcggactatccgatcttgatcagactatccgatgctcagactatccgaaatttCACAGAACTTTGCTCACTGTCTTTGGTCTGAGTGTTGGCTAAAAATATCGGACTATACGATATTTCGGACTATCTGAAATTTCTCAGAACTTCATTCTCTGTTTTGAATTGCTTTTTATTCCTCTTGAGTGATTTtcaaatcagactatccgatgtgatcggagtatccgatgacccagagactccgaaattcaatggaacttgagtctctaTGAGAGGATGAAATTCTTGATTCAAAAATAACagaatatccgatatgacatcggactatccgatcgaTCGGATTGTCCGAAATTCTCCAGAATTTCGTTCTCTGTCTCTGGCCTGCTTGGGGGTCAAAAACACCGGACTATCCGATGTCACCTCGGACTTTTCGAGGTGGGATGAAAAGATTCTCTCCCAACGGCCACATTTGTGGGGGTTCTACAAATACACCCCacctaacccttttctagggttacccaactcattcattcacattcactttgggttgagcttggtgctaaggtgctttggatctttgagctctttctccctctctcaaatccctcctcGTTCTTTGTGTtgtggatcttggtggttgtgaATTTGGTGTTTGAG
This region includes:
- the LOC127761987 gene encoding uncharacterized protein LOC127761987 — translated: MFNLGYPGRNVDLCLIHFRVIEKFGGFDWYVAQCHGMLASGQHGVARLSRPAPSNLLFFQGKPSKTMVDCLATFVEEMQFQIKLILKIPRGHETLHNLVDEALLLKEARSWSHANLPYANVFGSFKIRPCCIDQIKQVS